In a single window of the Gossypium hirsutum isolate 1008001.06 chromosome A13, Gossypium_hirsutum_v2.1, whole genome shotgun sequence genome:
- the LOC107893515 gene encoding piezo-type mechanosensitive ion channel homolog isoform X3, whose translation MEMDFIMSTRASNLTRQLLPSKHSFFIRESRSGVRHTNILLKGSILRTFGINYFTYGFLEPKGWSEPLGMIMGAAASTDKTCTGLEQVNQEALLELNSQVIVICF comes from the exons ATGGAAATGGATTTCATCATGTCGACAAGAGCAAGCAACTTGACTAGGCAACTTCTTCCTTCAAAGCATTCATTCTTTATTCGTGAATCAAG ATCTGGTGTTAGGCACACTAATATTTTGTTAAAAGGATCAATCTTACGGACTTTCGGCATTAACTATTTTACTTATGGTTTTCTG GAACCAAAGGGTTGGAGTGAACCTTTAG GTATGATCATGGGTGCAGCAGCTTCAACTGACAAGACTTGTACAGGTCTGGAGCAGGTCAATCAAGAAGCTCTGCTGGAATTAAACTCACAAGTAATTGTAATATGCTTTTAG
- the LOC107893515 gene encoding piezo-type mechanosensitive ion channel homolog isoform X4, which produces MEMDFIMSTRASNLTRQLLPSKHSFFIRESRSGVRHTNILLKGSILRTFGINYFTYGFLEPKGWSEPLDFLACSFLLEFPLCESLCIWTSCVCSLYSV; this is translated from the exons ATGGAAATGGATTTCATCATGTCGACAAGAGCAAGCAACTTGACTAGGCAACTTCTTCCTTCAAAGCATTCATTCTTTATTCGTGAATCAAG ATCTGGTGTTAGGCACACTAATATTTTGTTAAAAGGATCAATCTTACGGACTTTCGGCATTAACTATTTTACTTATGGTTTTCTG GAACCAAAGGGTTGGAGTGAACCTTTAG ATTTCCTTGCTTGCTCTTTCCTTTTGGAGTTTCCACTTTGCGAGTCTCTATGCATTTGGACTTCTTGCGTATGTTCGCTATATTCT GTATGA
- the LOC107893515 gene encoding uncharacterized protein isoform X1 produces MEMDFIMSTRASNLTRQLLPSKHSFFIRESRSGVRHTNILLKGSILRTFGINYFTYGFLEPKGWSEPLDFLACSFLLEFPLCESLCIWTSCVCSLYSVCLSLNVSLASIEWLASHFNCSMYLNVSLASIELAQVTIELIAVSILTCYLRLVAFCNLLKGIFFYCSVIPVA; encoded by the exons ATGGAAATGGATTTCATCATGTCGACAAGAGCAAGCAACTTGACTAGGCAACTTCTTCCTTCAAAGCATTCATTCTTTATTCGTGAATCAAG ATCTGGTGTTAGGCACACTAATATTTTGTTAAAAGGATCAATCTTACGGACTTTCGGCATTAACTATTTTACTTATGGTTTTCTG GAACCAAAGGGTTGGAGTGAACCTTTAG ATTTCCTTGCTTGCTCTTTCCTTTTGGAGTTTCCACTTTGCGAGTCTCTATGCATTTGGACTTCTTGCGTATGTTCGCTATATTCTGTATGTCTTTCCCTCAATGTATCACTTGCATCGATTGAATGGCTTGCTTCTCATTTTAATTGCTCAATGTATCTCAATGTATCACTTGCATCGATTGAACTTGCTCAGGTGACAATTGAGCTAATTGCTGTAAGTATCCTTACCTGCTACTTGAGACTGGTTGCATTTTGCAATTTGTTAAAGGGTATTTTCTTCTACTGCAGTGTCATACCCGTTGCCTAG
- the LOC107893515 gene encoding uncharacterized protein isoform X2: MEQQNMEPCTPCIYKFGIQHDIRSGVRHTNILLKGSILRTFGINYFTYGFLEPKGWSEPLDFLACSFLLEFPLCESLCIWTSCVCSLYSVCLSLNVSLASIEWLASHFNCSMYLNVSLASIELAQVTIELIAVSILTCYLRLVAFCNLLKGIFFYCSVIPVA; this comes from the exons ATGGAACAGCAAAACATGGAACCATGCACACCTTGTATTTATAAGTTTGGTATTCAACATGATATAAG ATCTGGTGTTAGGCACACTAATATTTTGTTAAAAGGATCAATCTTACGGACTTTCGGCATTAACTATTTTACTTATGGTTTTCTG GAACCAAAGGGTTGGAGTGAACCTTTAG ATTTCCTTGCTTGCTCTTTCCTTTTGGAGTTTCCACTTTGCGAGTCTCTATGCATTTGGACTTCTTGCGTATGTTCGCTATATTCTGTATGTCTTTCCCTCAATGTATCACTTGCATCGATTGAATGGCTTGCTTCTCATTTTAATTGCTCAATGTATCTCAATGTATCACTTGCATCGATTGAACTTGCTCAGGTGACAATTGAGCTAATTGCTGTAAGTATCCTTACCTGCTACTTGAGACTGGTTGCATTTTGCAATTTGTTAAAGGGTATTTTCTTCTACTGCAGTGTCATACCCGTTGCCTAG